One segment of Macrotis lagotis isolate mMagLag1 chromosome 1, bilby.v1.9.chrom.fasta, whole genome shotgun sequence DNA contains the following:
- the LOC141492703 gene encoding olfactory receptor 2AJ1-like, with protein MWNEKNQTFDRDFILLGILDPNQYGLLFLILILIIFMLAIMGNAVLILVIYLDVRLHTPMYFLLSHLSFTDIFHISNIVPLMASNFITGRNSITFAGCGFQIFLSLLFLGAECLLLASMSYDRYVAICHPLHYPMFMNHQICVLMAAGCWLWGILNSTIHTTYVLLLPFCGAKTIDHFFCELPAMVKLSCVDTSRYERGINVSGVIFLLIPFSFILASYGQIFHTVLHIKSMEAQKKAFSTCSSHLVVVFMYYGPFTFTYMRPRSYHTPGQDKVLAISYTILTPLLNPIIYSLRNKDVLCALKKVLGKIFMQRN; from the coding sequence ATGTGGAATGAAAAGAATCAGACTTTTGATAGAGATTTCATCTTACTAGGAATATTGGATCCAAACCAGTATGGATTGCTATTCTTAATActtattctcattatttttatgTTGGCAATTATGGGAAATGCAGTCTTGATTCTTGTTATCTACCTTGATGTCCGACTACACACTCCAATGTATTTCCTTCTCAGTCATCTCTCTTTTACAGATATCTTTCACATCTCCAACATTGTTCCCTTGATGGCCAGTAACTTCATAACTGGCAGGAATTCCATCACATTTGCTGGTTGTGGGtttcaaatctttctttctctcctctttttggGTGCTGAATGCCTTCTTCTTGCATCTATGTCCTATGATCGCTATGTAGCCATCTGTCACCCACTGCATTACCCTATGTTTATGAACCATCAAATTTGTGTCCTAATGGCTGCTGGATGCTGGCTTTGGGGAATCCTCAACTCCACAATTCATACAACTTATGTATTGCTTCTCCCATTTTGTGGAGCAAAAACCATTGACCACTTTTTCTGTGAGCTTCCAGCCATGGTGAAACTCTCCTGTGTTGACACATCACggtatgaaagaggaattaatgTGAGTGGTGTAATCTTCCttctaattccattttctttcatccttGCATCCTATGGACAGATTTTCCATACTGTGCTTCATATCAAATCTATGGAAGCCCAGAAAAAAGCTTTCTCCACTTGTTCTTCCCACCTCGTggtagtattcatgtactatggTCCATTTACTTTTACATACATGAGACCAAGATCATATCATACACCAGGTCAGGACAAAGTCTTAGCGATTTCATATACCATTCTCACTCCCCTGCTCAACCCTATCATCTACAGCCTCAGAAATAAAGATGTCTTATGTGCTCTGAAGAAGGTTTTAGGGAAGATATTTATGCAAAGAaattaa